Proteins encoded by one window of Cyclobacteriaceae bacterium:
- a CDS encoding galactokinase family protein, which yields MSTSTFTASAPGRLDVMGGIADYSGSLVLQKAINQQTSVEIILRNDYQCNITSYLSNGEVLTFKDDFRRYLNQEQVDYRYAQQAFRKNTETSWAAYILGCALILMKEKSIDFKGADFTFHSTVPHGKGVASSASVEVATMKVLEKAFTLSFSGTELARYAQQVENHIAGAPCGLMDQLASYLGNPEALLPIICQPDRILEPIPIPKQIAFVGIDSGIRHQVSGASYGDVRCAAFMGYTIIARSLGIDKKDLLRAKVNQDFSSLPFQGYLSNVTADDFDHRFKNLLPEKITGKDFIEHYGDTIDPITSIAENKTYAVKICTAHPIYENKNVHRFREYLINLSMQTRHVEQEEIIREMGALMLASHKSYSACGLGTGRTDDMVNRAMALPGITGARITGGGNGGTVCFLTAGETGMESAKQLHHQLSTQYKERLEWFT from the coding sequence ATGAGCACATCCACCTTTACTGCTTCCGCTCCCGGCCGACTGGATGTTATGGGCGGCATTGCTGACTACTCAGGTTCGCTTGTCTTGCAAAAAGCCATCAACCAACAAACATCTGTTGAAATCATCTTGCGAAATGATTATCAGTGTAACATTACCAGCTATCTATCAAATGGTGAAGTGTTGACTTTTAAGGATGACTTCCGGAGATACCTCAACCAGGAACAAGTCGATTACCGATATGCACAACAGGCGTTTCGGAAAAACACAGAAACATCATGGGCTGCCTATATCCTCGGCTGTGCGTTGATTTTAATGAAAGAAAAAAGCATTGATTTCAAAGGTGCCGACTTTACATTTCATTCAACCGTACCACACGGAAAAGGTGTTGCCTCTTCTGCCTCCGTAGAAGTCGCCACCATGAAAGTACTGGAAAAAGCTTTTACCCTTTCATTCTCCGGAACCGAGCTGGCCCGATATGCGCAGCAGGTTGAAAACCACATTGCCGGAGCACCATGCGGGTTGATGGATCAACTCGCCAGTTACCTGGGCAATCCCGAAGCGTTGCTTCCGATCATTTGTCAACCCGATCGCATACTTGAACCTATCCCAATACCAAAACAAATTGCCTTTGTTGGCATTGACAGTGGGATTCGCCATCAGGTTTCAGGTGCTTCATATGGCGATGTGCGTTGCGCAGCTTTTATGGGATACACCATTATCGCCCGATCGCTTGGCATTGATAAGAAAGATTTATTGCGTGCTAAAGTCAATCAAGATTTTTCATCTCTCCCCTTTCAGGGTTATCTCAGCAACGTGACCGCGGATGATTTTGACCATCGGTTTAAAAATCTTCTACCCGAAAAAATCACAGGAAAAGATTTTATTGAACACTATGGTGATACCATCGATCCAATCACTTCGATAGCAGAAAACAAAACGTACGCTGTTAAGATCTGTACGGCCCACCCCATCTATGAAAATAAAAACGTACATCGTTTCCGGGAGTATTTAATAAACCTCAGCATGCAAACCAGGCATGTTGAACAAGAAGAAATCATCAGGGAAATGGGCGCGTTGATGCTGGCATCACATAAAAGTTATTCGGCTTGCGGACTAGGAACCGGCAGAACAGATGACATGGTAAACCGCGCAATGGCCCTTCCCGGAATAACCGGAGCACGGATTACAGGCGGTGGAAATGGTGGAACAGTGTGCTTCCTGACTGCTGGCGAAACCGGAATGGAGTCGGCCAAACAATTACACCATCAACTTTCTACTCAGTACAAGGAAAGATTGGAATGGTTTACCTGA